From the Plasmodium malariae genome assembly, chromosome: 2 genome, one window contains:
- the PmUG01_02025600 gene encoding Plasmodium exported protein, unknown function, protein MATLKKYNSKEKMNTLSRVAKFIAFSCLLYILQCSNNGAYENSCNKCCRKNEFDLKCKRLLAESTNEDGSEKNVFKDLLNGLSDSCEKQMGNEIIPKIDEFTQLLKDNYEKELKPKIDELTGKIKDNIDKEIKPKLCEFKEKLRELEEGLEKELCEVCYDDENNEDVSKDENSNDELNLPTVDDVAEEVYDKLSESEWDMHSKYEEVKEELMNKLKDIQKEIKPRIDDITKKYLTELEVQVKPKMEDLASKFKDIQVELRPKFDELKECLRKDIEKEVKPKMDYLKEKISTIEKEVIPELSKFSGKMKNLEEEVKPNIDSLKEKFKNFEAQVKPKVSEFADKLKVEIDEELKNKIDDVFKKVLGECETDIKSRISDFGKQVKDEIENEVKPAVKDLKDTLTQKLTEMDEEITPYVEDTLRESLDKICECIPQTKDDLNEVGKHIKEGLKSCAKSFDSTLSGKGWLRGFKNLF, encoded by the exons ATGGCTAccttgaaaaaatataattccaAGGAAAAGATGAATACTTTATCACGTGTTGCTAAATTTATCGCATTTTCATGCTTACTTTATATATTGCAGTGTTCCAATAAT gGTGCGTATGAGAATTCTTGCAATAAGTGTtgtagaaaaaatgaatttgaCTTAAAATGTAAGAGATTATTAGCCGAATCAACAAATGAAGATGGATCcgaaaaaaatgtttttaaagaTCTATTAAATGGATTATCAGATTCATGTGAAAAACAAATGGGAAACGAAATAATACCGAAAATTGATGAATTTACACAATTATTAAAggataattatgaaaaagaattaaaaccCAAAATTGATGAATTGACAGGAAAAATTAAGGATAATATTGACAAGGAAATAAAACCAAAACTTTGtgaatttaaagaaaaattaagagAGTTAGAAGAGGGGCTTGAAAAGGAATTGTGTGAGGTATGTTatgatgatgaaaataatgaagatgTAAGCAAAGATGAAAATTCTAATGATGAGTTGAATTTGCCAACCGTTGATGACGTTGCAGAAGAAGTTTATGATAAATTATCAGAATCAGAATGGGACATGCATAGTAAATATGAAGAAGTAAAGGAAGAATTGATGAACAAATTAAAGGATATtcaaaaggaaataaaaccAAGAATAGATGATATaaccaaaaaatatttgactGAACTTGAAGTTCAAGTGAAACCTAAAATGGAAGATTTAGCATCAAAATTTAAAGACATACAAGTTGAATTGAGACCCAAATTTGATGAATTAAAAGAATGTTTAAGAAAAGATATtgaaaaagaagtaaaaccAAAAATGGATtacttaaaagaaaaaataagtacCATTGAAAAAGAAGTAATACCTGAATTGTCTAAATTCTCaggtaaaatgaaaaatttggAAGAAGAAGTAAAACCAAATATTGAttcattaaaagaaaaatttaaaaattttgaagcACAAGTAAAACCAAAAGTATCAGAATTTGCTGATAAACTTAAAGTAGAAATTGACGAGGagttgaaaaataaaattgacgatgtatttaaaaaagtgtTAGGGGAATGTGAAACTGACATTAAAAGTAGAATAAGTGATTTTGGAAAACAAGTTAAAGATGAAATTGAAAATGAAGTGAAACCAGCGGTTAAAGATTTAAAAGACACTTTAACACAAAAATTAACTGAAATGGACGAGGAAATTACACCATATGTGGAAGATACTTTAAGAGAAAGTTTAGATAAAATTTGTGAATGTATACCTCAAACCAAAGATGATTTAAATGAAGTTGGTAAACACATAAAGGAAGGATTGAAATCATGTGCAAAAAGTTTTGATTCAACATTATCCGGTAAAGGTTGGTTACGAGGATTCaaaaatcttttttaa
- the PmUG01_02025700 gene encoding Plasmodium exported protein, unknown function, which produces MEKKKYGTLINRISHDISNTKLTSNFMHLAFPSLMKNHVTGKINLLHIITKICLYSLIISILGCSNNCTYYCNQGGDKNNYNDTNIIDDIRVIRLLAHTDVLRSGKYNAPYFMKPGDNKGYNNNYRGTSFGNQYNNNAPCVPTYKPVKKIPSYVSASYGITNDEYIQNDDVSKRLAHVESLYRNPMELNYDSAKTKGLVKRPNKSNNVPNKCNNDNKEHTFSKNKLQVVPVRSSNNIAITSLNSKDEMVEDENNGNMGNFANIIMSNINEVELERNPALELIKENILDHVLSANEGMKKNFDILKENISNTIKTMDQEGKPPIDFIKETILEKLGGIEPGNVKANFEEIKGAIMDKISTNIECGVKPTIDSLKLTVIDTFEDFNAGMKPKINDLKDSIKGQIEKIESDMIPKIGNTIKDCITDKLEGISSDIEKKSEVILDSVMTNVKNIYNKTPNPKDLIGNVTKLPTNIQGKILENKVVKNKIGKGLFGNLKNCFHSLGDTTKAILSIILSVFFAIGGILGFSLGSGYTGGNAGGGIGFAIALGLAYYAIIKLLKISVFSKFKIRDKIPFLKKSKDEEKKDTPPPEPAKPDTTKLDTRISSTTKTAIKQRDSAKHVTTKPITTKPITTKPVTTKPVTTKPVTTKPVTTKPVTTIPVTTKPVTTKSVTTKPVTTKSVTTKPVTTKPVTTKPVTTKRGPNKPATPKRATTS; this is translated from the exons atgGAGAAGAAGAAATATGGTACTTTAATAAACAGAATAAGTCATGATATATCCAATACAAAATTAACTAGTAATTTTATGCATTTAGCATTTCCAAgtttaatgaaaaatcacgttacaggaaaaataaacttattgcatattattacaaaaatttgtttatacTCCCTTATAATAAGTATTCTAGGATGTtctaataat TGCACATACTACTGCAACCAAGGGGGTGATAAGAACAATTATAATGACACAAATATAATAGATGATATAAGAGTTATCAGATTGTTAGCACATACCGATGTGCTAAGGAGTGGTAAATATAATGCACCCTACTTTATGAAACCTGGTGATAATAAGGgatataacaataattataGAGGTACTTCATTTGGGAatcaatataataataatgcacCTTGTGTGCCTACATATAAAcctgtaaaaaaaattccgtCATATGTATCTGCATCATATGGAATTACTAATGATGAATATATTCAGAACGATGATGTAAGTAAAAGACTAGCACATGTTGAATCATTATATAGAAACCCAATGGAGTTAAATTATGATTCAGCAAAAACAAAGGGATTAGTAAAACGTccaaataaaagtaataatgttccaaataaatgtaataatgataataaggAACATAcatttagtaaaaataagttGCAAGTGGTGCCAGTGCgaagtagtaataatattgcTATTACATCATTAAACAGTAAAGATGAAATGGTTgaagatgaaaataatggaaatatGGGAAATTTTgctaatataattatgagTAATATAAATGAGGTTGAATTAGAAAGGAATCCAGCATTAGagttaataaaagaaaatattttagatCATGTTTTATCTGCGAATGAAGGGATGAAAAAGAACTTTGATATAttgaaagaaaatatatcaaatacaataaaaactATGGATCAGGAAGGGAAACCCCCAATAGATTTTATTAAGGAAACcatattagaaaaattagGAGGTATAGAACCAGGTAATGTGAAAGCAAAttttgaagaaataaaaggaGCTATTATGGATAAAATATCAACAAATATCGAATGTGGAGTGAAACCAACAATTGATAGTTTGAAATTAACTGTAATTGACACATTTGAAGATTTTAACGCTGGGATGAAACCAAAAATTAATGATTTAAAAGATTCTATTAAAGgacaaattgaaaaaattgaGAGTGATATGATACCAAAAATTGGAAATACGATAAAAGATTGTATAACAGATAAATTAGAAGGAATTTCCAgtgatattgaaaaaaagtCTGAAGTGATATTAGATTCAGTAATGactaatgttaaaaatatttacaataaaacTCCTAATCCAAAAGATTTAATAGGAAATGTTACCAAATTACCAACAAATATCCAAGGAAAAATACTTGAAAACAAGGtagtaaaaaacaaaattggGAAAGGATTATTTGGCAATCTTAAAAATTGCTTTCATTCATTAGGTGATACAACGAAAGCaattttaagtattattttatccGTATTTTTTGCAATAGGAGGAATTTTGGGATTCTCTCTTGGTAGCGGATACACAGGAGGTAATGCTGGTGGTGGTATAGGATTTGCAATAGCTTTGGGCCTTGCATATTATgctataataaaattgttaaaaatatcagTTTTTTCTAAGTTTAAAATCAGAGATAAAattccatttttaaaaaagtcaAAAGACGAAGAGAAGAAGGACACTCCTCCACCTGAGCCCGCCAAACCGGATACTACAAAATTAGATACCAGAATATCTTCTACTACTAAAACTGCTATTAAGCAACGTGATAGTGCAAAACATGTTACAACTAAACCTATTACTACTAAACCTATTACTACTAAACCTGTTACAACTAAACCTGTTACAACTAAACCTGTTACAACTAAACCTGTTACTACTAAACCTGTTACTACTATACCTGTTACTACTAAACCTGTTACTACTAAATCTGTTACAACTAAACCTGTTACTACTAAATCTGTTACAACTAAACCTGTTACAACTAAACCTGTTACTACTAAACCTGTTACTACCAAACGTGGCCCCAATAAACCTGCAACTCCTAAACGCGCTACAACTAGTTAG
- the PmUG01_02025800 gene encoding knob-associated histidine-rich protein, putative: MAFSKENNSKGQKKSFLKTAVFSLLFLWMAHCSNNVEGTMKDSRVQRSLAVAKPNKKKNPLMKTRVVKEITHGGFKEYEEKYESKHYKLKENVESGNKNCDEKYEAANYGFREKCPYEVDPYGGAAGPDIFLLRKRFPFGPDNQYEDDEDDLFEPESSEGYPRILRHYVEEDDSRGKNINSPYPENFSSFKGSNKKCSSAGTVKGESDGTPTGKGKKVIKRNATNPVAPGKGKKDTENYDKILDDVDTNKNGKKEKAKPCCNTKTKSKKN; this comes from the exons ATGGCATTCTCAAAGGAAAACAATAGTAAGGGACAAAAGAAGTCCTTTTTAAAAACCGCagtattttctcttttattcTTATGGATGGCCCATTGCTCAAATAAC GTTGAAGGAACTATGAAGGACTCAAGAGTTCAAAGATCATTAGCAGTAGCAAAGCCcaataagaaaaagaacCCCTTAATGAAAACCCGTGTAGTAAAGGAAATTACTCATGGTGGATTTAAAGAATATGAAGAAAAGTACGAATCCAAACACtacaaattaaaagaaaatgtagAAAGTGGAAATAAGAACTGcgatgaaaaatatgaagcaGCAAATTATGGATTTAGAGAAAAATGTCCATATGAAGTAGACCCATATGGAGGTGCTGCAGGACCagatattttcttattaagaaaaagatTCCCCTTTGGTCCAGATAACCAATATGAAGATGATGAAGATGATTTATTTGAACCAGAAAGTTCAGAAGGATACCCAAGAATACTAAGGCACTATGTAGAAGAAGATGATTCTAgaggaaaaaatatcaatAGCCCATATCCAGAAAACTTCAGTAGTTTTAAAGGTTCAAACAAAAAATGTTCAAGTGCTGGTACGGTAAAGGGAGAAAGTGATGGAACACCTACaggaaagggaaaaaaagtaattaaaCGTAATGCTACTAATCCAGTTGCACCaggaaagggaaaaaaagataccgaaaattatgataaaatacTGGATGATGTagatacaaataaaaatggtaaaaaagaaaaagctaAACCATGTTGTAACACAAAAACaaaatctaaaaaaaattga
- the PmUG01_02025900 gene encoding Plasmodium exported protein, unknown function gives METYKECQKGGKINTLHLFIKIFVFSILIVILQRSNDSYAMNKFEDEESAIEKILDLRDKRTLTEIGIEFLQGYNELRALGSSLDLSKNEMLTHLGTDALQGYNEDITLGKTFDSKDKNIFSDIGENCSSGRSKNMLEQLGEDTLNIKDKIVISTVGEKLVEGYNDDKVLGDVIDLKNRSFYAEIGEKLSKSYDKDNPFGDSFNMKEKNLFSGIGVDLTVEDEKEDNKASGENKLNVNDKKLNISHEGSRDYTSKSRDHKQKFSDVMKNAKKNPDYFRRIIKEYYESTDEDKSSSTDTENTQRVHIKFKNKKGVFDLKKEKKRSNLFKFMYKRIKKKNKCRYILSKVVATFAIIILSPVILLISLYVGIYVSFSKYLGEYIFIYKGKI, from the exons ATGGAAACTTATAAGGAATGTCAAAAAGGAGGAAAGATAAATACTctccatttatttattaaaatttttgtgttTTCAATACTAATTGTTATACTGCAGCGCTCTAATGATAGT tACGCAATGAATAAATTTGAGGATGAGGAAAGTGccatagaaaaaatattagacCTAAGAGATAAAAGAACATTAACAGAAATTGGAATTGAGTTTTTACAAGGATATAACGAATTGAGAGCATTAGGAAGTTCATTAGACTTAAGCAAGAATGAAATGTTAACACATTTAGGAACGGATGCCCTTCAAGGATATAATGAAGATATTACACTAGGAAAAACGTTTGATTCAAaagacaaaaatatattttccgATATTGGAGAAAACTGCTCATCAGGACgtagtaaaaatatgttagaACAATTAGGCGAAGAtactttaaatataaaagataaaatagtTATTTCAACTGTTGGAGAAAAATTAGTTGAAGGATATAATGATGATAAAGTGTTAGGAGATGTTAtcgatttaaaaaatagaagttTTTATGCAGAAATTGGGGAGAAACTATCAAAATCTTATGATAAGGATAATCCATTTGGAGATTCGTTTAAcatgaaggaaaaaaactTATTCTCAGGAATTGGAGTAGACTTAACCGTTGAAGATGAAAAAGAAGACAATAAAGCTTCTggggaaaataaattaaatgtaaatgataaaaaattaaatatttcgcATGAAGGTAGTAGAGATTATACATCAAAATCAAGAGATCATAAACAAAAGTTTTCAGATGTTatgaaaaatgcaaaaaaaaatccaGATTATTTTAGACGTATTATTAAGGAATACTACGAATCAACAGACGAAGATAAATCATCATCTACAGATACAGAAAACACACAGCGTgtacatattaaatttaaaaataaaaaaggagtatttgatttgaaaaaagaaaagaaaagatcaaacctttttaaatttatgtataagaggattaagaaaaaaaacaaatgcaGATATATTTTGTCAAAGGTAGTGGCAACATTTgctataataattttatcaccagttattttattaatatcattatatgtaggcatatatgtatcattttctaaatatttaggtgaatatatatttatatataagggaaaaatatag
- the PmUG01_02026000 gene encoding DnaJ domain containing protein, putative produces the protein MATFKKNSKERKINVFLFIIKIILYSIFFWILNCSKSNKNGKYYSKENKHEKKLDLKSCRILTERNEHCKRVYDNSSEDSKDYYSVLGVSKDATSNDIRKAYKKLTMKWHPDKHLDPQDKIIAEEKFKTVVEAYDVLSDEEKREIYDLYGLDGLKRNVHTDVSDFSSKGENTSELFNRFMDPVKNFSIKDVFSQRFPQVSSFINNIYTKAAMSSTSTDKNNKIQKSQAYEVILLLSLEELYFGCKKKLKVTRKRFIGNQTYDEVKFLTVDVKPGLPDGTAIIFYGEGDQASPLLKPGDLIFKVKTEEHKTFLRQSNDLIYKCFLTLEEALRGIQFIIKTLDNRDLIVRVDDVIVPNSRRIIPREGMPYLNNPSKKGDLIIEFVIKFPENLNTEEKNILRDIFSNKR, from the exons atgGCAACGTTTAAGAAAAATTCTaaagaaaggaaaataaatgtttttctatttattattaaaataattttatattctatatttttttggatACTAAATTGTTCTAAAAGT aataaaaatggaaaatattatagtaaggaaaataaacatgaaaaaaaattagaccTAAAATCTTGCAGAATATTAACAGAAAGAAACGAGCATTGCAAACGAGTATATGACAATTCTTCAGAAGATTCAAAA gATTACTATTCCGTATTAGGAGTTAGTAAGGATGCTACAAGTAATGATATAAGAAAAgcatataaaaagttaacCATGAAATGGCATCCAGATAAACATCTAGATCCTcaagataaaataattgcAGAAGAAAAGTTTAAGACTGTTGTTGAAGCTTATGATGTTTTATCagatgaagaaaaaagagaaatttaTGATTTATATGGTTTGGATGGGTTAAAACGGAACGTACATACTGATGTGTCTGACTTTAGTTCTAAAGGAGAAAATACATCTGAACTTTTTAATAGATTTATGGATCCAGTTAagaatttttctattaaagACGTATTTAGTCAACGTTTTCCACAAGTTTCATcctttattaataatatatacacaaaagCAGCTATGTCATCCACTTCAACAG ataaaaataataaaattcaaaaatcACAAGCGTATGAAGTAATACTTTTGTTATCATtagaagaattatatttcggatgtaaaaaaaaattaaaagttaCAAGAAAGCGATTCATTGGAAATCAAACGTATGACGAAGTTAAATTTTTAACTGTAGATGTAAAACCTGGATTGCCTGATGGAACggcaattatattttatgggGAAGGTGATCAAGCATCTCCACTTTTAAAACCAGGAGATCTAATTTTCAAAGTAAAAACAGAAGAACATAAAACCTTCCTCAGACAGAGTAATgatcttatatataaatgttttctAACACTTGAAGAAGCTTTACGTGGTATTCAATTTATTATCAAAACGTTAGATAACAGAGATTTAATTGTAAGAGTAGACGACGTTATTGTGCCTAATTCTAGGAGGATTATTCCAAGAGAAGGAATgccatatttaaataatccGTCAAAAAAGGGAGACCTAATAATTGAATTTGTAATTAAGTTTcctgaaaatttaaatacagaagaaaaaaatatattaagagatattttttctaataaaagGTGA
- the PmUG01_02026100 gene encoding Plasmodium exported protein, unknown function, which translates to MKEKSNKFSFFIKISIITVLILTSQSSNDSTVFDKSLGKEIFPKNKNRSVRFSRLLQGNERASKNYKNFNQNLVNLAGPYDNHFEEQYNSNMQDETFQRDFNKILNKINSGIMPNTSRGNTYYVITSNNSNDHGTSRKHHNETYKYYDNDEEIEEERNEVTPIYAQKYNDSYDKRRGRVPSKNNEIVLYTPKEKEGSSKIVKYLRKKNANYESALISAMSKNNKQMGTIMGIPYNKGLLKATSPIWTTTLGSILISPIAHASPYVLFSFASIIASVIFVLTNISNAIERLNVVQHMNVIKRL; encoded by the exons ATGAAAGAAAAGTCAAATAAATTCtctttctttattaaaatttctataattaccgttttaatattaacatcTCAGAGCTCTAATGAC TCAACTGTCTTTGATAAATCATTGGGTAAGGAAATTTTCcccaaaaataaaaatcgaAGTGTCAGATTTAGCAGATTATTACAGGGAAATGAAAGAgcttcaaaaaattataaaaatttcaatCAAAATTTAGTGAATTTAGCAGGTCCATATGATAACCATTTTGAAGAACAATATAATTCAAACATGCAAGATGAAACATTTCAGAGagattttaataaaatattgaataaaataaacagtGGCATTATGCCTAATACTTCAAGAGGTAATACTTATTATGTAATTACGTCCAATAATTCAAATGATCATGGAACTTCTAGAAAACACCATAatgaaacatataaatattatgataatgaCGAAGAAATAGAAGAAGAAAGAAATGAAGTAACACCAATTTAtgcacaaaaatataatgattcTTATGATAAAAGACGTGGAAGAGTACcatcaaaaaataatgaaattgtGCTATATACaccaaaagaaaaagaaggtTCATCAAAGATAGTTAAGTacttaagaaaaaaaaatgcaaactATGAATCTGCATTAATAAGTGCAAtgtcaaaaaataataaacaaatggGAACAATTATGGGAATTCCTTATAATAAGGGTTTGCTTAAGGCTACATCCCCAATTTGGACCACCACTTTGGGATCTATTTTAATTAGTCCCATTGCGCATGCTTCACCATACGTTTTGTTCTCATTTGCATCAATTATTGCATCAGTGATATTTGTTTTGacaaatatttcaaatgCCATAGAACGCTTAAACGTTGTGCAGCATATGAATGTCATAAAAAGGCTTTAA